aaaaattggATAGGATAGGATAGGATCGATCATTAATAGATTGTCATTAGTCAAACTTTGTCCCTTCTCAATTCAAGATTATTGATACCCGTTAATACAAAGAATATGTTCTTGGTTTGGTGGTTGTTAATTGGATGAATGCGTTGTTATGTTCATACAACACATCCAATTTTTGAACATACAAATTTAGCCGTTTCTAaaagatcaatttttttaatgcaaatgAATCCTTAAACCACATGTTCAATGTTTTGATTCACATTTCTTATCTACCATAAGATTATGACTACTTTTTAAAAAGTAAATGAGCTGGAGACTCGAACTTGGATACCACCAAGTCGTTGAGGGATTGTTGACAAATTATCACTACACACTAATCACTAATGCCATATTCAACTTGCATCTCTTAGTTTCTAACTTCCAAACCAAGCTTTAAGGTTCACTGTTTTATTGTAATGtatcaaaatagaaagaaaatcaatttgaatGTTTGGTAATATCTCATTGCAATGATGGGTAATGAAGTTCATAGAAGTGTTAAAACAAACCCCACACAATGTGTATATATAGCAGATTTTTCATTAAGTTCTTTACATTTTATCCTCAGAGATATCAAAATCCCAAAACAAAATCCTTCCTATGTTTGTCACACAGCCTTTTCAACAGTAGAGGAATAGGgcaaatcaaaccaaaaccaCTCTTGGACAAAATGCATGTTCTTTGTTATATAAGGCTTAATGAGATTGTAAGCCATTGCTGCTCATAATATGAATGATATGTTCTTGATCACTTTTTGTTAAGAAGATGAGCAAGATTCCTGAGTTCTTCAAAGGCGTGCATTGTTTCCGAATCAAACCCTCCTGCAAACTGCATCAAACACATCAGAAGTTCACTCTTTTGTGATAAATCCTTAAGCAAAACACACAGTTTTACTTGAtccactatttttatttttttttcagatatgTTATCGACCAAATTGAGGTGAAAGATGCAAATTATTTGTTACAAACCTGATGAATTCTGAAAGCAAATCTAACTCCTTGAAGAAGCATATAGTCCAATGCAGGATCTTTCTCCAATGCTGCCTTTGACTGAATTTCAGTTGCTACCCTCTTCACATACTTCTTTGCCAACTTGACTGAGCCAAACTTgatctgcaaaaaaaatagTTTCAATTCAGTTGCTCCATGGACGGCATAACGCAATGGCAGCAGAAAAGCATGTCCAAAAGACACAGACATATTGTTTGATAATGTCAGCTATATACATTGTACATTTCCATTTTCAAGAATCCTGTATGTAACAAAAATCAGATACAAAACAAACATTGAATCAATAAAAGCTATAAAGGGTCGTCAGTAGTTAAGCATTGTCTCATGTGTGAGTGAAGAGGTGAACTAGAAGGGAAACAAACTGCAAATAATCATTCCCTTTTCTATGGTTCCATAGTCAGAACCGACCCTGTATGGACGATCTATGATAAACAATGAACATTAAATAAATCAGATAAACATTGAAATTTTGATTGTAAAGCTTACCTTGTTTGTGATTCCATTATCAAGCATCCAATCTGTGGGAATCTGAAATTCCTTGCAATTGCGCATCAAGGACTCTCTTGTTCGGAGAAGATTATAAACAGTCCGTTCCATCCTGGCAGTAGAAAATGCATGTTAGGTTTGTAATCTGCTAATTTCTGCATATTAGAACCCAAATTAGATATTTTCAGCAAAGCAACACAACAAGTTCTTACTTTTCAGACAAGGAAACCATTTTCTTCAATGCAATGTCACAAGGCATTCTAGGATCATCCTTGTAACAAGAAACTTCAGACTCCAACTTTTTGAGATCGCTATATGCAAATGCTGCCTCTCGCAATGTGTCAGCTTTCTTTTCTGGCCATTCAAAGTGCTTTAGAACTGCTCTTTCATCCACcttcagaaaataaaattaagaaaaggTAAAAACAATGTGGACAGTGCAATATCAGCCTCATTGGAAATTTCAATCGATAATCCGATACTAATTTCAATTGAGTAAAGAAATTTAAAACACATAATGTTCCTCCCAGAAGGTTCTGAAACCCAATCGACTAGTAACCATTCACTAGAGGATGGACagttgaagatttcaagatttaACAACTCGAAGTCAATGGTTAAGTTATTAAGGGTAAGCAGGAACAACTTACAAGAAAGCAAAGTTCATCATCAAGCCACTTCACGAATGCCACGACTTCTTCAATGTTCTGATAAACAGCATTATTCACCTCCCTTATCAATGACTTCACAAATTCTCCTTGAGTTTCAACATCTGCCTTTATCTGCAATAAAATTATGGTTCATTCAGAACATGAAATCGATGATCGCGCTAGAGCTTAGTGAAGTACAAAATCTCTCTATTTTTCTAACTTCAATGGCTGAGAGATAGTGaaaactttctttctttcttcttttgatttgaATGAAAAAGATATCTAGCAACAAAAGAACACACCCTCCTAGTATACTCAAGAATTCAGGCTTTCATTTACTTTTCTCCTGTAACAGTAATCAAATTCAtatgaaaaacaatttcaaggTGGAGTGAGTTTTAGTTAGAATATTCTAGCCACAGTAATAAGCTGGACTTCAAAGGAAGGATAGAAGCCTACTTACAGCTAGTAAATGTGATGATCGGTTTTCAATTTCCCCAATCATGCTGCTACGGACATTTGCAACATCAGATGCATCACAAACTGCTCCACTGGAAGCCTCCTTTCTGGAGTCCCTCTTCATAAGTGAATGGTAGAACTCAACCACTTGTGGTGCTCGCTGCACCTTTCCTGTTGTGCTTCTGATTGAGAACTTCGGAGGAACTGGTGGGGGAGGTGGAGGGGGTGGTGGGGGTGGAACTTGACTTAAAACATCATCTTTAGGTTCCGCAGAAATAGAGCATGAGGGTCTTGGAGGAGGATTCGGAACACGCAAGGCCCTTCTCTCGACTTCTGGAGATGAAGGGATTTTATTCATTTCATGGAAGTCTACAAAAAACTCATTCCTTTGAGCAGTACCCAACTCATATTTTGAAGAACTCATAGGCTCTACTTCATTCTCCATATCCCTTGCACACACAAAACCATCTGATTGCCTTCTTTTGTAGAGTGCCAACTCTTCAATCCTACATTTGGATGCACTTATTGAATGTCTCCTTCTGGGACTTCTCCCTTCTTCTGAATAGCGCCATGTTTCATCTATTATTTTGTCTGAGCATTCTGAATTTGTCAAATGCTCATCTGTAATGGGCcatttttttaacttctttatcATATACATTCGCTTTGCACTACCACATTCTAAGTAGTCTTTACTTGGGCAAGAGGATGAGCTAATAGACTCGACACTCCTCTCGACTGCACGGGGACTGCTGATCACGTCAGGATTTGTTGTTGaacttgaattgctcaactcgtgTCTTAAACATGAATTTACCCACCTAAGGTAGGCAAGTTCCTCAACCTCATTCATCCGGTTCATCTGTAGACCTTCAACTTGTTTACATAAGTCCTTGTTTGTGTCCCGAAGTAAGGATGCCTCAGCTTTAATCTTTGCCACAATCTCACTCTAATGAAGCATTGAAGTAAGGAAACATATTAGATAATCAAATTGAACAATGCAAAACCTTACCAATTCAAGACTTGAAGAACTTAACAGAAATCAATATCTAAACTTCGCTTCATTAATCAGAGAAGTTGGTAAATTTGGAttttaagaaaggaaaaaaagaagatcatTAGGGCTGAATTTTCTTAGTTTCTGCAGTATTCTCTGTGTTCAGGAAGAACATAAGCAATGATTGAAACAATAAATCAATGAATTCTACCGTGATAAGCTAAAGACATACCTCAGAAGCCTTTGCAAGAGAAGCCACTTGAGACTCCATTGAAGAAAGCCTGCAAGCTAGATCCCTCCTCTGCATCTGTAGCTCCTTGTTCAACCTCCTCAACTCCACGACTTCCATCTCAAGATCCCTCGACGAAGATGGCACTCCAACATCTTCGTTCTTCTCTGAAATTGTTGCTAATTCCGACAGTTGCTCACACAGGCTCGTCTTCTCAGATTCCAACACCCCAAGTTTCTTAACCAGGCCATCAATCTCTGTTTTCTTATCTTCAAGCTCCCTCTCAAGATTCCTTGTACAACCAGAAAACTCTGCTTGCAGCTTAAACTCCCTCTCTTTCGACTCCTGAAGCAGGCTCCTAAGCTGGTCTAACTCTACAAACAAATCACGGGTTCCTGAACTCTGTCTCCGATTATTGCTGTGAAACCCTTGTGGGTGGACTTGTGTTGAAGTGACTGAGCAAGATAAGTCACCAACGAGTGACCGCTTGACACGAGATTGGGAAACCGCAGACGGGTTCCTCTGCTTCGGATTAGCCACATCCGAACCCGAAAGAGGCAGCTTCTTCCTTGTAATTGTGGTCGTTTTCTTGTCTGCAGAGAAGCCTCTCACAATGTTTGATCCCCAAGAGGACCGCGGCTTCGATTCTTTTGAagagttgttgttgttgttgcattTGGGTGCCTGATTTTGATCGGCGAATTTCGATGGTTTTGCTTTGTACTCCGTAGTGTGTTCTTCTCTCATTGTCTTGAATTGCTGCTAAAATCTTTGTTTCATACGCAGACAGAATAGTGTGATTTAGGCCAAGAGAGgagagttttgagttttgaaattttgaagtgGAGCTGATCGAGCTTTGAACAAATTCTCTGTTTCCGAGATCCACTGAGAAAGAAGTAGCAAGAAAAGTTGCAGGATTTCTTTATTACAATTTGAATTTTCGAATTTTGAATCCGCTTTTGTTACTCATCAAAAACAGTGCGAGGGAGGGCGTCCCAACGGTCGGATTCTGTGCCCCGGGCCCACATCCTTGTTTTAGAACTAGAAGCAAtagttgaatatatatatacataaattatatttctaaaacatatgaaaaaaattgtgtgcataaaatattttctttatgGACATCAAATAAAAGCTAATGAAATGGACTACACATATTGCAATGGCAATTAATTTTAGT
This genomic window from Tripterygium wilfordii isolate XIE 37 chromosome 9, ASM1340144v1, whole genome shotgun sequence contains:
- the LOC120006705 gene encoding protein CHUP1, chloroplastic-like, with product MREEHTTEYKAKPSKFADQNQAPKCNNNNNSSKESKPRSSWGSNIVRGFSADKKTTTITRKKLPLSGSDVANPKQRNPSAVSQSRVKRSLVGDLSCSVTSTQVHPQGFHSNNRRQSSGTRDLFVELDQLRSLLQESKEREFKLQAEFSGCTRNLERELEDKKTEIDGLVKKLGVLESEKTSLCEQLSELATISEKNEDVGVPSSSRDLEMEVVELRRLNKELQMQRRDLACRLSSMESQVASLAKASESEIVAKIKAEASLLRDTNKDLCKQVEGLQMNRMNEVEELAYLRWVNSCLRHELSNSSSTTNPDVISSPRAVERSVESISSSSCPSKDYLECGSAKRMYMIKKLKKWPITDEHLTNSECSDKIIDETWRYSEEGRSPRRRHSISASKCRIEELALYKRRQSDGFVCARDMENEVEPMSSSKYELGTAQRNEFFVDFHEMNKIPSSPEVERRALRVPNPPPRPSCSISAEPKDDVLSQVPPPPPPPPPPPVPPKFSIRSTTGKVQRAPQVVEFYHSLMKRDSRKEASSGAVCDASDVANVRSSMIGEIENRSSHLLAIKADVETQGEFVKSLIREVNNAVYQNIEEVVAFVKWLDDELCFLVDERAVLKHFEWPEKKADTLREAAFAYSDLKKLESEVSCYKDDPRMPCDIALKKMVSLSEKMERTVYNLLRTRESLMRNCKEFQIPTDWMLDNGITNKIKFGSVKLAKKYVKRVATEIQSKAALEKDPALDYMLLQGVRFAFRIHQFAGGFDSETMHAFEELRNLAHLLNKK